A stretch of DNA from Coccidioides posadasii str. Silveira chromosome 1, complete sequence:
CGAAGGGAGCGTGGAGACTGTGTGCCTGGACAATGAATATCGTTCATCCTATTAACACATCATAGAGCCGCAACTGACATGATTTCTTTTGCAAATGAGTCCGCAAGACATATTCATAGGGCAAGCGGGGTTGCATATGTAAATTTCGCTGGGGCTGATGGTTGTCAAATCCTCGTGAACCTTCAGTTGGATGTGATGCACGCATTCGAAAACGTGTCACCCCGCGACTTGGCCCCACTGCTTGAACCATggcacatacatacatttcCTATAGTCCGATTGTTCATTGTTTTTTGTAGGTATATCATCTGTGGAAGAGCCTCAATTGTTCTTCAAAAGGATATGGATTGTTCTGACGATTGGTGCTGGTCACATCCTGATAATTTTCTTACTATGCACCACTTCTACTTAAGGGTGTAAAATATATCCAGGGTAAAGTTGAATGACAGAAACTTTTGACTTGTTTATGCTTTTGTTAGCGGCAGCGCCGGTCACCAAAGCTTGTCGATAAGAGGAGACTTTGATGTCCatttcttgaatataaaatCACTTTCTAGCACAATTTATTAGTCGCAATTACCAGTATGTTCAACCAAAAAGCGGCTACGTGCTGGTTCATAATAGACACTAACTTCCTCATATCCAAGTGTCGCAAGAACCCCTCTATTCATTGAATACCTGGGAGAAGAATAGACCTGGCGATTTTCTAGACCGTCTTTTGCCCCTTACATGCCTCTCTGACTCCCTCGACTTACCGGAGGGGAAATACACTTATCCGAACAATTCGAGACAAGATTCATTGAAGGTCCAACGGGGAGACGGTGCGGCTAGCAATGAATCTGCTTGCAATATGTCCATTCCTCGCACACTTCCTTCCTTGGCAGAAATGTCAACTTCGACCGGGTTTTCGGGCACTATAAACACGGCGCTGGCCAGCGAAGTTGATATGCATCACATACTTCCCACAGACGATGATGACAACTTTGTTGCTCCAGATGTTCAATATCCTTTTATCTGCCACTGCCTATTCCGAATTCTGGGCTGCGAAAAGTTCTTCAACAACGTGGGGGAATGGAAAACTCACGTCACGAGCCACTTCAACTTAAAGCCGGTGCCACAGAGTGTAGCTTGTCAAGTTTGCAAGCAGAGGTTCCACGGTGCTGAAGATGACGAGGCATGGTTCAAAATGCTTGATCACATTGCTCTTCAGCATGTCCAGCAAGGGCAGACGTTGGTGGGAACATCTCCTGGTTATGAGCTCATGCACCATTTGTACTGCCAAGGCATTGTATCGCAAGAACAATTGAAACTCTTGCAGCACGGAGATCCGGATTCAGAGTCATATGGCCCAGCAGGCCGAGGAGGTGTCAGCCCGACCGCTGAGCCCTACTACGTCAGCGCCAGCAGCCGACGCGAGCGTCGAATGAGAGGCAGAAGGATCTGAAGGTGAAAACAAGGAAAACGCGCAGCTTGCCTCTTGAGGTGAGCTCTCGGCCCTCTTTGaactattttttttttttcagcgGAGGGTTTAAGCACTGCTGTGTTAAGCTTGATGCTTGAAATCCGCTGCTCAGATGACACCAGGCATCGCAAGCTTAAAGCACACTCTGGCTATGTGCTGGAATTATACGTCTTTCATAATGTGTTTGTATTTGGGGGAATCGACGGCCCATTTTTGGCAGGCTGTCGCTGGAACTCTCGAATTTTCGTTTCAGAAATTGCTGGTCTTGTGGTTCTGGCATTGGAggaatttttctttttttctttctttctttctttctcctttttttttctttttttttttttttttttttttgggctcGCATGGAGTGAAATCTTCTGGCAGAAGTTGTTTTCCTATTTTGTTCTCAGAGCTCGATAAACTGAGAGACTGAACGGCGTTTGAGAGCCGCGGTGCCCCTTGGGGACTTGAGATTCTTAACTATTTCGGCCACCATAGTCAGGTGCATAGTACAATTTAGCTCGATTCATACACAGAGGCTAGGTTATTTCTCTCGTGATCTGTCCCATAAGACTAGGATGGGGTATGTTCGTAAACCAAGGCAAAGCGTGCAGAAGGTTGGGCGTCGCGATCTTGCTGGTTACTCGAAGCAAACAGCGCAAACATCGCAAAGCCAACCCAAATGGCAGCGTTCAACTGTCGGATGCCAGACAACTTTCTTCCCCTTTGACGACCTGGGGTTTCCTCTTTGGAGTTGAGTCATTCTAATCCGAGATACTGTGCATCATGAGCACAATAAGACGCCCATCCAGATCCTGAACCCTTTCTCCGCGCCGCCTCCATCTACGACTCGACTAACTCTCCTCACTTCCCGCTCCCACATCACACCATGGAGCACTTCTCCCCTCAGGACACGAAGAACGTCGCCGGACGAGCCGGAGGTGGCCCTTCGCCTGGCCCACCTTCCCAATATCCCCAAAGTGGCCGATTTCAACAGCCCAGTCCTCCAGTCGGGCCCCCCCACTCCCAGCAACATCAAATGCCACGAGGAAGCACACCACCGCAGCAACAGGGCGGAGCGCCAGTGCTACCGTCCGGGCCGCCGCAATTACCTCCGCAACTGTTCACAACTGCTGCGCAACTTTTAGATTTAACCGACAGTGAGATATACCTTGGTTCCCCTTGTGACATTTACCTATCGCGAATGGCTAGAACGACGGTGAAAACACTGTACATTGGTGGCCGGATCTTATTCTAGGCGCATCAAGAAGAGGCGCAGTGTGCTGATGGTTGTTTTCTTGTGCGTTACTTCGGTACATTATAGAGAAACTTGTTCTGATCCTTCGTGACGGTCGCAAATTAATCGGAGTGCTACGAAGCTGGGACCAATTCGGTACGCTTGAAGCTTGACAATTTCCTCCTTTCTTGCAGCTTGTCTAACTATTTTTTGTTTCTGGGAGTGTAGCGAACTTGGTCCTTCAAGATACGGTCGAACGAGTTTATTCCGGAAATCTCTATGGAGAAGAACCGCGTGGCGTATATTTAGTACGAGGAGAAAATGTCCTTCTCCTTGGAGAGATTGTACGTTTATACTTTGATATACTGTTCTAATAAGTTGCGTTGCATTTTAAATGTATTATTCTAATCGTCCTGCGTTTTCTTGCAGGATCTCGACAAGGAAGACGATATACCTGAACCTTACCGTCAAGCGCCGTACAAGGAAGTTCTTGAGATGAAGCAACGAGAGGATTCCGAGCGAAAAAGGACAGACAAACGCCGCGGCGGGAAGCTACAAACCCTTGGGTTCGAGGCTGAACACAGTGGTGAAGTCT
This window harbors:
- the LSM1 gene encoding SM-like, degradation of cytoplasmic mRNAs and positively regulates transcription initiation (EggNog:ENOG410PR4U~COG:A), with protein sequence MEHFSPQDTKNVAGRAGGGPSPGPPSQYPQSGRFQQPSPPVGPPHSQQHQMPRGSTPPQQQGGAPVLPSGPPQLPPQLFTTAAQLLDLTDSEIYLGSPCDIYLSRMARTTVKTLYIGGRILF
- a CDS encoding uncharacterized protein (EggNog:ENOG410PY10~COG:S) — its product is MSIPRTLPSLAEMSTSTGFSGTINTALASEVDMHHILPTDDDDNFVAPDVQYPFICHCLFRILGCEKFFNNVGEWKTHVTSHFNLKPVPQSVACQVCKQRFHGAEDDEAWFKMLDHIALQHVQQGQTLVGTSPGYELMHHLYCQGIVSQEQLKLLQHGDPDSESYGPAGRGGVSPTAEPYYVSASSRRERRMRGRRI